GAGGTAGAGCAGTTGCTGCGAGCCGTTGGTCATGACCGTCCGGTCGATGACGTGGTCGAACTGCCCCGGCAGGGCGTCTTCTTCCTGCTCCAGACGACGGACGAGCCGTTCCCGGAGCGACCGATCGCCGATGGTCGTCCCGTACTGTAACGCCTTGCGCCCCCGGGCCGGGTCGCCGAGCAGGGCATCAACGGCCCTCCGGGTCGGATCAACCGGCAAGGATGCGGGATCGACGAATCCGGCGGCGAGCGAAATGAGGCCCGGATTATCCAGCGCGCACTTCATCAGGTCGCTGATCGGCGACCCCCCTCGATCTCGGGCCAATCGACTCAAGGACGACGACGGATTCATGTCAACCGCGGGGGTGAAAGGACAACGCCGGGCACGGGTTCGTCTCCATCAAATCTAACGAGTTTCATGGATCGGTCAACCCGCCCTCCGGTCGGGGGCACAGGGGCTCGACCCCTCCGACACCCGGGCATCGCCCAGAGGTTCGGGCCCGACGCATTCGGGATCATCTCGGGGAGGGTTCACCCGGCCGCGGCCATCGGCGGTCCCGAAGGCCGGGGGCGGGCCTCGTCGTCCTCCCAGAAGAAGTAGTCGATGCTGTTTGCCGGATCGCGCCGCACGCGCTCCTCGATCAGCGTCAAGCCGTGCTGGACCCAGTGCGCGGCGAGCGTTTCGTCTCGGGCGGCCTCCCGAGGCACGGTGAACGCTGGCTCGAACTCGACGGAATACGTCCCGTCGGGCTTGATCAGGCAGTACGCCGGCACGACCGGAGCCCCCGACAGCGCCGCCAGCGTGACCCAGGTTGAGGAGAACCTGTACGAGCGTCCCAGAAACCGCGCCGGGGCGTTCGGCGGGGTCGGCCAGCGCACGTCCGAGGCGATCGACAGCACGATCTGCTCGCGGAGCACCCGGGCCGCCCGCAAGATCGCCCCGGCCGCTTCGGCCGGATTCGTCTTTCGAGAGACGAACAGCCGCGACTGCCCGATCGGTCCCTCGGTGGCGAACTGCGCGGCCATCAGCTTCGAGATCGACCTCGGCCGTTCGCTGAACATCCGCCAGGGATACCCCTGCCAGATGATCCAGTACGCCATCAGCATGTGCGCGCCGAAATGATTGCCGAGCAGAAGCACGCCGCGTTTCTGACCCACC
Above is a genomic segment from Tautonia marina containing:
- a CDS encoding lysophospholipid acyltransferase family protein; translated protein: MGRRGVNTRKGLLRATLPVLRWLPPRTALRTLDAIGRQEYRLVPATRKRFDEAIRTHAAILGEDWDPARIGPALAANQVRSSVRDMLLDDRTDAQINDLLRVEGREQLDEAVGQKRGVLLLGNHFGAHMLMAYWIIWQGYPWRMFSERPRSISKLMAAQFATEGPIGQSRLFVSRKTNPAEAAGAILRAARVLREQIVLSIASDVRWPTPPNAPARFLGRSYRFSSTWVTLAALSGAPVVPAYCLIKPDGTYSVEFEPAFTVPREAARDETLAAHWVQHGLTLIEERVRRDPANSIDYFFWEDDEARPRPSGPPMAAAG